One stretch of Priestia megaterium DNA includes these proteins:
- a CDS encoding sugar efflux transporter, with amino-acid sequence MSKAENSFVSGIKIVFTDRDFRTIFISLFIIGLSVGGFMPYLTVWATNTLHATSFQAGFLFVPMSIIGLIVSFYLASLSDKWGKRKPFIIWALLIGTISRVPLAFTHSYTIALILLAIGGFNAFSFFFALLNDFIVKKEESNSQAGTITGTVRMAFSQGYIFGPMLGALIIDHGGYTLLFLLSGLLSLATLVWVLFALKEDSMPQTSAHASSKAPAGIPSVLIAVFVAALFIFAGDSGRSMYLPLYITDTLKQSVSIVGILFTVTSVFELVFMPLGGYFSDKIGVKRFFIIGIACQVLYFILTSLHLTLSGLIALQVFYAFILSATMGVGMVYAQSLAPRQIGLATTAYMTAMQTSAVVSSLAMGSLVSVIPLPSTFYILAVFAVISGVMFLFMKQKSAEEMS; translated from the coding sequence ATGTCGAAAGCAGAAAATTCGTTTGTATCAGGCATAAAGATTGTATTTACAGACCGGGATTTTCGAACGATTTTTATTTCATTATTCATTATCGGATTGTCTGTTGGCGGCTTTATGCCTTATTTAACGGTTTGGGCAACAAATACATTGCATGCCACTTCTTTTCAAGCAGGGTTTTTATTTGTGCCAATGAGCATTATTGGTTTAATCGTATCGTTTTATTTAGCTTCGTTATCAGACAAATGGGGGAAACGAAAGCCATTTATTATTTGGGCGTTACTGATTGGAACCATTTCAAGAGTGCCGTTAGCGTTTACGCATTCTTATACAATAGCACTCATTTTACTTGCTATAGGAGGGTTTAATGCGTTTTCTTTTTTCTTTGCCCTGCTGAATGATTTTATTGTTAAAAAGGAAGAAAGCAACTCGCAGGCAGGTACGATTACTGGTACAGTACGAATGGCTTTTTCACAAGGCTATATTTTTGGACCTATGCTTGGCGCTTTAATCATTGACCACGGAGGGTATACTCTTTTATTTTTACTATCAGGGTTGTTATCGCTAGCAACTTTAGTGTGGGTTCTTTTTGCGCTTAAAGAAGACAGTATGCCTCAAACTTCAGCTCATGCATCTTCAAAAGCCCCAGCTGGTATACCTTCTGTATTAATAGCTGTATTCGTAGCAGCTCTTTTCATTTTTGCGGGTGATTCCGGGCGTTCTATGTATTTGCCGCTCTACATAACGGATACGTTAAAGCAATCCGTTTCGATTGTAGGGATTCTCTTTACCGTTACATCTGTTTTTGAGCTAGTATTTATGCCGTTAGGGGGCTATTTTTCTGATAAGATCGGAGTTAAACGATTCTTTATCATTGGAATTGCTTGCCAAGTGCTTTATTTTATTTTAACGAGCCTTCATTTAACGCTTAGTGGATTAATTGCGCTTCAGGTATTTTATGCCTTTATTCTATCCGCTACGATGGGAGTTGGAATGGTGTATGCTCAGTCACTGGCCCCGCGTCAAATTGGACTAGCCACAACGGCATATATGACAGCTATGCAAACTTCGGCAGTTGTCAGCAGCTTAGCTATGGGTTCGCTAGTTAGCGTGATTCCGTTGCCTTCTACTTTTTACATTTTAGCTGTTTTTGCGGTTATTTCAGGTGTGATGTTTCTATTTATGAAGCAAAAATCAGCTGAGGAAATGAGTTGA
- a CDS encoding MFS transporter codes for MKNKYMLSASGMYINYFLLGMVNIMLASNMSFLTKQLNTDGAGISYIISAIGIGKLLSYSLSGILSDKFGRKPLIIVSSLTMAIFLIGIPLSPNYQTAFIFAIIAGIANSAMDAGTYPALIEVFPKSSGSASVLVKAFISAGAALLPFMIAFFADRDLFYGYAFFLPALIYLLNMIFMFKLPFPNHKREQSTVQQQNTGENKFISAPKMKQEGIALIVIGFTSTALFTVAQIWLPTYGQQVLGMAESSSVRLLSYYSIGALISVLVLAVLLSKVLRPVTVILVYPVITLIAVLTLLFVKVPTIAIAAAFFMGFSTAGVFQLAITVMTELFWNKKGTVTGIVATAAGLAAILLPLATGLMSKTGHISIIFIFDAMLSVVGMAAAAFVNYRYRKILNKNRSEQIQETAS; via the coding sequence ATGAAAAATAAGTACATGCTGTCAGCTTCAGGTATGTATATTAACTACTTTCTACTTGGCATGGTAAATATCATGCTTGCATCAAATATGTCATTTTTGACAAAACAATTAAATACCGACGGTGCCGGAATCAGCTATATCATTTCTGCTATCGGAATTGGAAAATTGCTTTCGTATTCTCTATCAGGCATCTTGTCTGATAAATTCGGACGAAAGCCTTTGATTATTGTTTCGTCTCTGACGATGGCTATTTTCTTAATTGGCATTCCATTATCACCAAATTATCAAACAGCCTTTATCTTTGCCATTATTGCTGGTATTGCAAACTCTGCTATGGATGCTGGAACGTATCCTGCTTTGATTGAGGTCTTTCCTAAATCTTCAGGTTCAGCCAGTGTTCTTGTAAAAGCATTTATTTCAGCAGGAGCAGCGCTTCTGCCGTTTATGATTGCCTTTTTTGCAGATCGTGATTTGTTTTATGGGTATGCTTTTTTTCTTCCTGCTCTTATTTATTTACTAAATATGATCTTTATGTTCAAACTGCCTTTTCCCAATCATAAACGTGAACAGAGTACAGTTCAACAACAAAATACAGGAGAGAATAAATTTATCTCTGCTCCTAAAATGAAACAAGAAGGAATTGCTCTTATTGTGATTGGATTTACTTCTACAGCGCTTTTTACGGTGGCTCAAATTTGGCTCCCTACTTATGGTCAACAAGTATTAGGTATGGCTGAAAGCAGCTCGGTCCGCCTTTTAAGCTACTACAGCATCGGAGCTTTAATCTCTGTTTTAGTATTAGCTGTATTATTAAGCAAAGTGCTTCGTCCTGTAACGGTTATTCTCGTTTACCCGGTGATTACCCTTATAGCCGTACTTACGCTTCTGTTTGTTAAAGTACCTACTATTGCAATTGCAGCTGCTTTTTTCATGGGGTTTTCTACGGCTGGGGTCTTTCAATTAGCGATTACTGTTATGACCGAACTTTTCTGGAATAAAAAAGGAACGGTTACTGGAATTGTAGCGACGGCTGCTGGATTAGCTGCTATTTTACTACCTTTAGCAACAGGGCTCATGTCTAAAACGGGACATATTTCAATTATCTTTATCTTTGATGCGATGCTTTCAGTAGTAGGTATGGCGGCGGCAGCCTTTGTTAATTACCGCTACCGCAAAATTTTAAATAAAAATCGCAGCGAACAAATTCAAGAAACAGCATCATAA